One genomic window of Salvia miltiorrhiza cultivar Shanhuang (shh) chromosome 4, IMPLAD_Smil_shh, whole genome shotgun sequence includes the following:
- the LOC131019698 gene encoding pentatricopeptide repeat-containing protein At1g08070, chloroplastic-like translates to MVFALSTFPSHFPTAKTAIPKFPENPKTLILEKCKTTKDLNQVHASFIKTRLLHHPAAAEPLLEAAALLLPDSTIDYAFSIFRTLEHPDASAYNIMIRGFNKEQSFEKSILLFRQLIQHFVRPDPFTYSGILKACSKLVALKEGEQIHAHVLKSMDKLDRSEFVENSLVYMYASCGLLQSARKVFDEMSERSPVAWSSMFSGYARCGQWQEVVGLFRKMRKLGIRFNEVTLISVLKACGRLGDLGLGEWIDEYAAANGLLKNDSLITSLVDMYAKCGRLETARRLFDSMSNKDVVAWSAMISGYSHSDQCREALALFHDMQNANVAPNEVTMVSVLSSCGVLGALETGKWVHSYIKRKKLKLSVNLSTSLIDFYAKCGCVDAALEVFHGAPCKNAWTWTALIQGLASNGRGEMALRYFNLMLREKVEPNDVTFIGVLCACNHAGLVDQGRGYLVGMSRDFGIEPRIEHYGCVVDMLGRAGLVEDAHELITSMPIKPNAVIWRTLLASCRLHKIPEIAEEALKQVVRLEPAHSGDYILLSSAYTSAGRLEEATKLRDEMKRMGIKKSPGCSYIEVDGIVHEFLAEDKGHPQSREVYEAVHEVMERIKRAGYEPDAMQARMEAEEDGDKEASVSHHSEKLAMAFGLIRTSPGTTIRVSKNLRICNDCHNAAKVISKVFSREIVVRDRSRFHHFKDGSCSCHDFW, encoded by the coding sequence ATGGTGTTCGCTCTTTCAACTTTTCCCTCCCATTTTCCAACGGCAAAAACCGCCATCCCCAAATTCCCAGAAAATCCGAAAACCTTGATTCTCGAAAAATGCAAGACAACCAAAGACCTCAACCAAGTGCACGCCAGCTTCATCAAAACCCGCCTCCTCCACCACCCCGCAGCGGCGGAGCCCCTCCtcgaggcggcggcgctcctcctcCCCGACTCCACCATCGACTACGCCTTCTCGATTTTCCGCACACTCGAACACCCCGACGCCTCAGCTTACAACATTATGATAAGGGGTTTCAACAAAGAGCAATCTTTTGAAAAATCCATTCTTCTATTCAGGCAACTGATCCAACATTTTGTGCGCCCGGATCCGTTCACTTATTCCGGCATTCTAAAAGCGTGTTCGAAGCTCGTGGCTTTAAAGGAAGGCGAGCAAATTCACGCCCACGTTTTGAAATCAATGGACAAGCTTGATCGTTCGGAATTTGTTGAGAATTCTTTGGTTTACATGTATGCTAGCTGCGGTCTGCTCCAATCTGCGCGCAAAGTGTTTGATGAAATGTCTGAGAGAAGCCCGGTTGCGTGGAGCTCGATGTTTTCGGGTTATGCTAGGTGCGGCCAGTGGCAAGAAGTTGTGGGACTGTttagaaaaatgagaaaattagGTATCCGTTTCAATGAAGTGACTTTGATTAGTGTCTTGAAAGCTTGTGGGAGGCTGGGTGATTTGGGGTTGGGGGAATGGATTGATGAGTATGCTGCTGCTAATGGGCTCTTGAAAAATGATAGTTTGATCACTTCTCTTGTTGATATGTATGCAAAGTGTGGTCGTTTGGAAACTGCAAGGCGTTTGTTTGATAGCATGTCTAATAAAGACGTGGTTGCTTGGAGCGCGATGATCTCTGGTTATAGTCACTCGGATCAATGCAGAGAGGCCCTCGCCCTGTTCCACGATATGCAGAATGCTAACGTTGCACCAAATGAGGTGACGATGGTTAGTGTGCTTTCCTCTTGTGGTGTTCTTGGAGCTCTTGAAACTGGAAAATGGGTTCATTCTTATATAAAGAGGAAGAAGTTGAAGCTTAGTGTCAATCTCTCAACCAGCTTGATTGATTTCTATGCAAAATGTGGTTGTGTGGATGCAGCACTCGAGGTGTTCCACGGGGCACCTTGTAAGAACGCGTGGACGTGGACAGCGTTGATTCAAGGTCTTGCTAGTAATGGACGGGGAGAGATGGCTCTCAGATACTTCAACTTAATGCTTCGAGAGAAAGTTGAGCCGAATGATGTGACATTCATCGGTGTGCTTTGTGCTTGCAATCATGCCGGTTTGGTTGATCAAGGGCGAGGCTACCTGGTTGGTATGAGCAGAGACTTTGGGATTGAGCCAAGGATCGAGCATTATGGTTGCGTGGTTGATATGCTTGGCCGGGCAGGGTTGGTTGAGGATGCACACGAGCTCATAACAAGCATGCCCATCAAGCCAAATGCAGTGATATGGAGAACTCTGCTTGCATCGTGCAGGTTACACAAAATACCCGAGATTGCAGAGGAGGCGCTAAAGCAGGTCGTCAGATTGGAGCCCGCGCATAGTGGGGATTACATACTTCTTTCGAGTGCGTACACGTCTGCAGGCAGATTGGAAGAAGCTACAAAGTTGAGAGATGAGATGAAAAGGATGGGAATCAAGAAGAGCCCCGGGTGCAGCTACATTGAGGTGGATGGCATTGTGCACGAGTTTCTGGCTGAGGATAAGGGGCATCCACAGTCACGTGAGGTGTATGAGGCAGTGCACGAGGTGATGGAGCGGATCAAGAGGGCTGGCTACGAGCCCGATGCAATGCAGGCGAGGATGGAAGCAGAGGAAGATGGTGACAAGGAGGCTTCTGTTTCTCATCACAGTGAGAAGTTGGCTATGGCTTTTGGCCTAATTCGGACGTCTCCAGGAACTACAATTAGGGTTTCCAAGAATCTTAGGATATGTAATGACTGTCACAATGCTGCAAAAGTTATCTCTAAAGTTTTCAGCAGAGAGATTGTTGTTAGAGATAGAAGCCGCTTCCACCACTTCAAAGATGGATCTTGTTCCTGCCATGATTTCTGGTGA